GGAAGAGCGCGGACGTAGTTTGGATAGTGTCATTGAGCAGTATCTGGGTGTCGTCAAGCCTATGTACCATCAGTTTATCGAGCCAACCAAGCGCTATGCGGATGTCATTATTCCAGAGGGCGCTTCTAATAAAGTGGCGATTGATTTGATTACCACCAAGATTGAAAAGATTTTGGAGGAAGCTAGAGAAGGATAGAAAGGAAGTCTGGTGTTACACTGGACTTTTTGGGTAAATTATGAGAAAGTTCGTCAAAAGAGAATTCCATTCTCGATCAAAGTTTTTGCCTGTTTGTTGACCTTTTGCGCAGGTTTCGTGGATGCTTACACTTTCATGGAGCGCGGGGGTACATTGGTTGCGGGCCAGACAGGAAACGTCGTCTTTTTGTCCGTTGAGCTGATTCATCACAAGACTGGAGAAATTGAAGTCAAACTGGCTACCATGCTAGCCTTTATGCTGGGAATTTTTCTGATAACAATTTTCCGTCCTTTTTTTGAGCAGTCAATATGGCGAGTAAGTAGCATTTCACCAATGGTACTCATTTGTACTCTAGTTGGCTTTATGCCAAGTACCGTGTCAAATATGCTGATCGTTCCTCCAATTGCTTTCTGTATGGGAGTCGTTGCGACAGCTTTTGGCGAGGTAGATGGCATAGTCTACAATAATTCCTTTATGACAGGAAATATCAAGAAAACAATGGTGGCTTTTGGAAATTTTGTGCGAACTCAGGAAAAACCATACTTGAAAGAGGGCATTTTCTTTGTTGCTTTGTTAGGAAGCTTTGTCATCGGAGCCATTATTTCGACTTATCTGCTCCAATTTTATGCCTTACGAACCATTTGGATCGTTGCAGGAATTCTATTTACCTTCATGATGTTCCGCTTGGTTCAGTATGTACGAAGATAAAGACGAAGCATGATTAGTAAGTTATTAAAAAGGTAGGGCATAGATGTTTAAAAAGGCTGAAATGGAGCCCTTGGCTAAAAGAAATCTTCGATATCGCATACTAAAAACAGAGGATAACTATTATCTTCTGGATGTAGAACGCCCTTTTTTGATTGTCTACTTCTTGCCCTTGTTGATTTACTTTGTGCCTCACAGATGTTATGAGATAAGTAAGGAAGAATATGAGCAATTGTCCCAATCAGAGGAGGAGAATGCTCGGTTAAAAGAGGCTTTTGAAAAACATGGTCTTGGCTATAGCTTAGGAACTGGCGTAGGTGCCATGCTTCTATCGAGAGTATTTGATATCAATCAATTTTTGAAATTTGATTCAAGTAGAATTAGCAATTTTTTGGCTATTCTAATTGTATTATTGCTTTTTGGTTTGCGTTTATGGCTTACAGTGGCTTATGAAGTCCCTAGTGGATTAAAAATAGGGACTATCATAAAATATACGTTTATCCTCGCTTTGTTAAAGAATTACTTTTTAGTATTTTTGCGTATATTATGTCGGTGTTGTTTACAGTAATGATTATTGCTGCTTTTTTAACGAACATAATGGATAATTATATTGGTCATATTGGATTGTTAATATTTTTGACATTTTGGTTATTTATAGGGAATATGTTTTTCATGCGGCCAACAAGTAATTATTGGATAAGAATAAAAAATGGCTAAGGGAGCGGTATAAAAAACTTTTGAGGAGCTAATCATGCGAGCGCACCATGTAAATTTTCGTTATATATTATTAGAGGATGGTAAGGAATACTTTCTATTGGATAAGCTACCGACATTGTGGGGTTATTTTTACCTTATCTGAATTGGTTTAGCAATCGAACGCTTTACCGATTGACAGAAGCGCAGTTTTGGGAAATCCGAATGCGTAAAAAGCATTGGTTAGAGACCCTTGTAATTCCAGCACTGATATTTTTAGCTGTTTCAGTATGGGCAGGGCGGATGCGAACTAGTGACAGCTTATATGCATACCTTAATTTACCTCGCTTCTCATTTACTGAAAGATGGATTTATTGGTTTCTTGCTTTTATACTAGCAGTCGTACTTGCAAATCTAATCCATTTTTTATCATCTCGGTCTTTAGCAAAGAAATTTAATTTTAGTCTTTACAAAAAGAGAAGGGAAAAATAAGATTAACTAAATTGGCTCCTTGGATGAAAAAGCAGTTTAAGGGCGTTCTGATTCTTAACTTCCTAATCCTTTTGTTTAGCTTTTTCATTTTAAATTGGGGGACTTTAGTCTTTCTGATGTTTCATAGTCTTATATTACTAATGTCTACGCTGTTAGCAGGTGATCTAAGCTATAGTGAAAACTGTCAATATATAATAAAAATAGAAGAAGAAAATAATGAAAAATAGAATTTTGATCATAGCAACTGGTGGGGAATTGGTGATTAAATATGAGAAAAATAATTTTTATTGGACAGAGCGGTGATGAGGCTGTCTACTATAATACACGAACGAGAGAGGCCTTAGTGGCGAGTAAAAGTGCCCTCTTAAATACAGAAGGCGCAAGGAAGTCCAATAGGGCCATTATTCCTTTGATGTTTGCTTTTGTTTTTTTGGGTATTGTTGGAGGATTAGTAGCTATACCTGCATTTTCAGGTTTTCGATACAATAGCGAAATGAC
This genomic window from Streptococcus cristatus AS 1.3089 contains:
- a CDS encoding DUF443 family protein codes for the protein MFKKAEMEPLAKRNLRYRILKTEDNYYLLDVERPFLIVYFLPLLIYFVPHRCYEISKEEYEQLSQSEEENARLKEAFEKHGLGYSLGTGVGAMLLSRVFDINQFLKFDSSRISNFLAILIVLLLFGLRLWLTVAYEVPSGLKIGTIIKYTFILALLKNYFLVFLRILCRCCLQ